The segment CCGATGTCGTTCTTTTCTGTGCATCTTCCGCCCCCGATTACATGACAGGGTGCATTATCGATGTTAACGGTGCTTCTTATCTGAGAAATTAGGTTTTTACTGTCATTGATTCTGTTTTTATCTTTGCACCTTCCTAACGATAGCATTTATGAATATTTTTATCATTAATGGCCCTAATCTGAACCTGCTGGGAACCCGTCAACCCGATATTTATGGCAACCGAAATTTTTCAGATTACCTTGAAGAGCTCAGAAAAAAATATCCTGATACCGAGATAAATTATTTTCAGTCGAATCATGCCGGGGAAATCATTGATAAACTGCATGAAATTGCGTTTACTACGGATGGTATCATTTTAAATCCTGCGGCATATACCCATTCTTCTCTGGCAATTGCCGATGCAGTGGCAGCTATCAGAAAACCGGTTGTAGAAGTCCACCTGACCAATATTTATGCAAGGGATAATATCAGGCACCAATCCATGGTTTCCCGTTATG is part of the Sphingobacteriales bacterium genome and harbors:
- a CDS encoding 3-dehydroquinate dehydratase, yielding MNIFIINGPNLNLLGTRQPDIYGNRNFSDYLEELRKKYPDTEINYFQSNHAGEIIDKLHEIAFTTDGIILNPAAYTHSSLAIADAVAAIRKPVVEVHLTNIYARDNIRHQSMVSRYAKGVISGFGLDVYELALNALLKLLNKAD